One Brassica napus cultivar Da-Ae chromosome A1, Da-Ae, whole genome shotgun sequence genomic region harbors:
- the LOC106448365 gene encoding protein MICRORCHIDIA 2 — MSANAKTVAAADVVHLDSDDDDDVGGGGGGRGLSLIETPQVPSTTANATVAPLETLECRSFWKAGESYVTPNVVSQAAPGMLEHARVHPKFLHSNATSHKWAFGAIAELLDNAVDEIQNGATFVKIDKIDIAKNNSPALVFQDDGAGMDPNGIRKCMSLGYSSKKSNTTIGQYGNGFKTSTMRLGADAIVFSRSTRSGKATQSVGLLSYTFLRRTGQDDVIVPMIDIDISKERPQPIIYGSSEDWSTNLDILLKWSPFSTKDELFQQFDDIGTHGTKVIIYNLWLNDEGIYELSFDDDDEDIRLRDESVHDGKRVHAKELERRSHISYHLRYSLRAYTSMLYLEKFKNFKIILRGIPVKQFNIADEFRYPEIIKYRPQIATIEQATTEIKVGFIKEAPKLPVCGYNVYHKNRLIRPFWKVTMDGSALGNGVVGVLEANFIEPAHDKQDFERSSLFQRLEARLKKIIYDYWSSHSHVFGYRTPQMPADKSKRIPIPDQPPTVNTFNPFPSPSSQGGPVIREINISNATSVRTVAAPPPHMRNSTGVRNNFQPVQLTPQPAVTDTRNKHVGKSVEEISQENIQLFMKCEEYVKKETEMEQTVRNLEKELEEAKSKCAQLAMLVDAKKKEMQQV; from the exons ATGTCTGCCAACGCGAAAACTGTAGCCGCCGCCGACGTCGTGCATTTAGACAGTGACGACGACGATGacgtaggaggaggaggaggaggaagaggattGTCTCTAATCGAAACTCCGCAAGTTCCAAGTACAACCGCTAATGCGACGGTGGCTCCACTGGAAACCCTAGAGTGCCGGAGCTTCTGGAAGGCCGGAGAAAGCTATGTGACACCGAACGTTGTTTCGCAAGCTGCTCCAG GTATGCTTGAGCATGCTCGTGTTCATCCAAAGTTCCTTCACTCGAATGCCACGTCACACAAATGGGCCTTTGGAG CCATAGCTGAACTACTTGACAATGCTGTTGATGAG ATACAAAACGGTGCAACCTTTGTTAAGATCGATAAGATCGATATTGCGAAGAATAATTCTCCAGCTTTAGTTTTCCAAG ATGATGGCGCTGGGATGGATCCCAATGGAATCAGAAAATGCATGAGCTTAGGCTACTCATCAAAGAAGTCTAATACAACTATTGGACAGT ATGGAAATGGTTTCAAGACAAGTACCATGAGACTTGGAGCTGATGCCATTGTTTTTAGTCGCTCAACACGTTCAGG GAAAGCTACTCAAAGCGTTGGCCTTCTGTCTTACACATTCCTTAGAAGAACTGGTCAAGATGATGTCATTGTTCCTATG ATTGATATTGATATATCCAAGGAGCGGCCACAACCAATTATCTATGGATCTTCAGAAGATTGGTCTACCAACCTTGACATTCTTCTCAAATGGTCTCCATTCTCAACAAAGGACGAACTTTTTCAACAG TTTGATGATATTGGAACGCATGGAACAAAAGTAATTATCTACAACTTGTGGCTTAATGATGAAGGAATCTATGAGCTGAGTTTTGACGACGACGATGAA GACATCCGGCTCCGAGATGAAAGTGTCCATGATGGAAAACGGGTGCACGCTAAAGAATTGGAACGGAGATCTCATATTTCATACCACTTACGTTACTCTCTGAGG GCTTACACTTCAATGTTATATCTGGAAAAGttcaaaaacttcaaaattatacTTCGGGGAATCCCTGTCAAGCAGTTCAACATTGCTGATGAATTCAGATATCCTGAAATTATAAAGTACAGGCCCCAGATAGCTACAATTGAGCAA GCTACCACTGAAATCAAAGTTGGATTTATAAAGGAGGCACCTAAACTTCCAGTCTGCGGTTACAATGTCTATCACAAAAACCGTCTTATCCGG CCATTCTGGAAGGTCACTATGGACGGGTCAGCTTTAGGCAATGGTGTTGTAG GAGTTCTTGAAGCAAACTTCATAGAACCAGCTCATGACAAACAAGATTTTGAGAGGTCTTCTTTATTCCAGCGGTTGGAAGCGAGGTTGAAGAAGATTATCTACGATTACtg GAGTAGCCACAGCCACGTTTTCGGGTACAGAACTCCTCAAATGCCTGCAGATAAGTCAAAAAGGATACCGATACCTGATCAACCACCTACTGTCAATACATTCAATCCTTTTCCTTCCCCTTCTTCTCAAGGTGGGCCAGTAATACGCGAAATCAATATTAGTAATGCCACTTCAGTCCGTACAGTTGCCGCTCCACCGCCACATATGAGAAATTCTACTGGTGTAAGAAATAACTTCCAGCCCGTGCAGCTTACTCCTCAACCTGCAGTTACC GATACTAGAAACAAGCACGTTGGCAAGTCAGTGGAGGAGATAAGCCAAGAGAACATACAACTCTTCATGaa GTGCGAGGAATATGTAAAGAAGGAGACTGAAATGGAACAGACT GTAAGGAACTTAGAAAAAGAACTGGAAGAAGCTAAAAGTAAATGTGCACAGCTTGCTATGCTTGTGGATGctaagaagaaggagatgcaACAAGTTTAA
- the LOC106370360 gene encoding protein SHI RELATED SEQUENCE 2 — protein sequence MSGMFSLGGNNNNNNNGYEEEENQQQQNTNWAWYRSNTNTNNITPGSSQWQIPPEQQLLMHHHQSQPQQQSLDLYPGHQIDVSDVATSSRSITISCRDCGNQAKKDCTHMRCRTCCKSRGFDCSTHVRSTWIPVARRRERQQQVQISTSGGSGNGGGGSSIAKRHRDTTRPGTSSFRSPSDSAGLEMGEASFPPEVSSDALFQCVKMSGVDDGEDDGQYAYQTTVNIGGHLFKGILYDQGPESSYVSGGSGGSDHQSSSAGGGNPINTPAMADGGGGSSTMFVDPNSSGYYSSNMATMFVPPGTQFYQNPPRS from the exons ATGTCTGGGATGTTTTCATTAGgaggaaacaacaacaacaacaacaacggatacgaagaagaagaaaatcaacaacaacaaaatacaaATTGGGCTTGGTAtagatcaaatacaaacaccaATAATATTACCCCAGGCTCGAGCCAGTGGCAGATTCCACCAGAGCAGCAGCTTCTCATGCATCATCATCAGTCACAACCACAGCAACAAAGCCTGGATCTTTATCCAGGTCATCAGATCGACGTCTCTGATGTAGCCACATCATCAAGATCCATCACCATAAGCTGTCGGGACTGTGGGAACCAAGCCAAGAAAGATTGCACTCACATGCGTTGTAGGACTTGCTGTAAGAGCCGTGGCTTCGATTGTTCCACTCATGTGAGGAGCACGTGGATCCCCGTTGCCAGACGCCGTGAGAGACAACAGCAGGTTCAGATATCCACATCTGGAGGCAGCGGCAATGGAGGCGGCGGTTCGAGTATCGCTAAACGTCATAGGGATACTACTCGTCCGGGAACATCCTCCTTTCGCTCGCCATCCGACTCAGCAG GGTTAGAAATGGGGGAGGCAAGTTTTCCGCCGGAAGTGAGCTCGGATGCGCTTTTCCAGTGTGTAAAAATGAGCGGCGTAGACGACGGAGAAGATGATGGTCAATACGCCTATCAAACGACAGTGAACATCGGAGGTCATCTCTTCAAAGGGATTCTATATGACCAAGGCCCTGAAAGCAGCTACGTGAGTGGTGGTAGTGGCGGAAGCGATCATCAAAGCTCATCTGCAGGTGGTGGAAATCCAATTAATACTCCGGCAATGGCTGACGGTGGAGGAGGATCGTCGACGATGTTTGTAGATCCTAATTCGAGTGGTTACTATTCCAGTAACATGGCGACTATGTTCGTGCCACCAGGTACGCAATTCTATCAAAACCCACCAAGATCTTAA
- the LOC106350219 gene encoding aldehyde dehydrogenase family 3 member F1-like, whose protein sequence is MEEVVDQSLREMRDTFASGRTRSVKWRKTQLEAIIEMVKDNEDKMCDVLFQDLGKHSTEAFRDELGFVMRSATTALNCLDKWVVPKKSNLPLLFYPSTGKVISEPYGTVLVLSSWNFPISLSLDPLIGAISAGNTVLLKASELSPNASAFLAKTIPSYLDSKAIKVIEGGPDVATILLKHQWDKIFFTGSPRIGKIIMAAAAEHLTPVTLELGGKCPTIVDHHSVSKDMKSVVKRISGGKWGSCSGQACISVDYVLVEKSFASSLIEMLKPMIRSFFGENPKESGCLSRIVNKKHFQRLARLLNDPGVQASIVYGGSMDEEKLYIEPTILLDPPLDSEIMNEEIFGPILPIITLRDIQESIGFIKSKPKPLAIYAFTKDENLKTRILSETSSGSVTFNDVMIQYMCDALPFGGVGESGIGRYHGKYSFECFSHEKAIMEGSLAMDLEARYPPWNSFKLTFLRLAFREAYFKLVLFMLGLKK, encoded by the exons ATGGAGGAGGTTGTGGATCAGAGcttgagagagatgagagatacGTTTGCGAGCGGGAGGACGAGGAGTGTGAAGTGGAGGAAGACACAACTCGAAGCTATAATAGAGATGGTTAAAGACAACGAAGACAAGATGTGTGATGTTCTGTTTCAAGATTTGGGTAAACACAGTACTGAAGCTTTCAGAGATGAGCTTGGCTTTGTCATGAGATCTGCTACTACTGCTTTAAACTGTCTTGATAAATGGGTCGTTCCCAAAAAG AGCAACCTTCCTCTGTTGTTCTACCCATCCACTGGGAAAGTGATCTCAGAACCGTATGGGACGGTTCTTGTTCTGTCTAGCTGGAATTTTCCTATAT CTTTGTCTTTGGACCCATTGATTGGGGCAATATCAGCAGGAAATACCGTGCTCCTCAAGGCATCTGAATTAAGCCCTAACGCATCTGCCTTCCTCGCCAAGACAATCCCGTCTTATCTGGACAGTAAAGCCATCAAAGTTATCGAAGGAGGTCCTGATGTCGCCACTATCCTCTTAAAGCATCAATGGGACAAGATCTTCTTCACCG GGAGTCCAAGAATTGGAAAAATCATAATGGCTGCAGCTGCAGAGCATTTGACTCCAGTGACATTGGAGCTTGGTGGAAAATGTCCCACCATAGTTGATCACCACTCTGTCTCCAAGGACATGAAA TCGGTTGTGAAGAGAATCTCTGGAGGGAAGTGGGGTTCTTGCAGTGGACAAGCTTGTATCTCTGTAGATTACGTTCTTGTCGAAAAGAGTTTTGCGTCTTCTCTG aTTGAAATGTTGAAGCCGATGATAAGGTCTTTCTTTGGGGAAAACCCTAAAGAATCTGGATGTCTCTCTAGGATTGTCAACAAGAAACACTTTCAGAGATTGGCTCGTCTTCTTAATGATCCTGGTGTTCAAGCTTCAATCGTTTATGGTGGCTCCATGGATGAAGAGAAGCT GTATATTGAGCCAACCATCTTGTTGGATCCTCCTCTTGATTCTGAGATAATGAATGAAGAAATATTTGGCCCAATTCTCCCTATTATCACA TTACGTGACATCCAAGAAAGCATAGGGTTCATCAAGTCAAAACCAAAGCCACTTGCCATCTACGCATTCACCAAGGACGAGAACCTTAAAACTAGAATCTTGTCAGAAACATCTTCCGGAAGTGTTACTTTCAACGACGTCATGATCCAG TATATGTGTGATGCGTTGCCCTTTGGAGGAGTGGGAGAGAGTGGAATAGGAAGGTATCACGGGAAATACTCATTCGAATGTTTCAGTCACGAGAAGGCAATAATGGAAGGAAGCTTAGCAATGGATCTTGAAGCTCGATACCCTCCATGGAACAGCTTCAAGCTCACCTTTCTTAGACTCGCATTTCGTGAAGCTTACTTCAAGCTTGTTCTCTTTATGCTTGGTCTTAAAAAATAA
- the LOC106370339 gene encoding GATA transcription factor 7 isoform X2 yields the protein MEYVEAFLSDFSVDDLLDLSSTDAFVREKSSSSPREEEREKANSSSDQITLLSPLEDILSLPGSDSKLNVPVNPVATVEVQRQCVPVKPRSKRRRTNGHLWSLESPYSFGKKKRGRPKAETSSGDGIQQQTRRCCSHCGVQKTPQWRMGPLGAKTLCNACGVRFKSGRLLPEYRPACSPTFSTEIHSNSHRKVLELRLTKTADQGQG from the exons ATGGAGTATGTAGAAGCATTCCTCAGTGATTTCTCCGTCGAT GACCTTCTTGACTTGTCTAGCACGGACGCTTTCGTACGAGAgaagtcttcttcttcaccaagagaagaagaacgTGAGAAAGCTAACAGCTCTTCCGACCAAATCACCCTTCTTTCACCTCTCGAAGATATCTTATCTCTTCCCGGCTCTGACTCTAAGCTCAACGTTCCA GTGAATCCAGTTGCAACGGTGGAGGTTCAGAGGCAGTGCGTTCCGGTTAAACCCCGAAGCAAACGCCGTCGTACCAATGGCCATCTATGGTCCCTGGAGTCACCCTATTCCTTcggaaagaagaagagagggagaCCGAAGGCAGAGACGTCGTCCGGGGACGGTATCCAGCAGCAGACGAGGCGGTGCTGCAGCCATTGTGGGGTCCAGAAAACGCCTCAGTGGAGGATGGGTCCGTTAGGTGCGAAGACGCTGTGTAATGCGTGTGGGGTCCGGTTTAAGTCGGGTAGGCTTTTACCCGAGTATAGACCGGCTTGTAGCCCGACGTTTTCGACTGAGATTCACTCTAACTCACACAGGAAAGTGTTGGAGCTGCGACTGACGAAAACGGCGGATCAGGGTCAGGGTTAA
- the LOC106370339 gene encoding GATA transcription factor 7 isoform X1, translated as MEYVEAFLSDFSVDDLLDLSSTDAFVREKSSSSPREEEREKANSSSDQITLLSPLEDILSLPGSDSKLNVPVGDFEDLEWLSNFVDDSFPESYLYGDFQVNPVATVEVQRQCVPVKPRSKRRRTNGHLWSLESPYSFGKKKRGRPKAETSSGDGIQQQTRRCCSHCGVQKTPQWRMGPLGAKTLCNACGVRFKSGRLLPEYRPACSPTFSTEIHSNSHRKVLELRLTKTADQGQG; from the exons ATGGAGTATGTAGAAGCATTCCTCAGTGATTTCTCCGTCGAT GACCTTCTTGACTTGTCTAGCACGGACGCTTTCGTACGAGAgaagtcttcttcttcaccaagagaagaagaacgTGAGAAAGCTAACAGCTCTTCCGACCAAATCACCCTTCTTTCACCTCTCGAAGATATCTTATCTCTTCCCGGCTCTGACTCTAAGCTCAACGTTCCA gTTGGTGATTTTGAAGACCTAGAATGGCTTTCCAATTTCGTAGATGATTCTTTTCCGGAGTCTTATCTTTACGGTGACTTTCAGGTGAATCCAGTTGCAACGGTGGAGGTTCAGAGGCAGTGCGTTCCGGTTAAACCCCGAAGCAAACGCCGTCGTACCAATGGCCATCTATGGTCCCTGGAGTCACCCTATTCCTTcggaaagaagaagagagggagaCCGAAGGCAGAGACGTCGTCCGGGGACGGTATCCAGCAGCAGACGAGGCGGTGCTGCAGCCATTGTGGGGTCCAGAAAACGCCTCAGTGGAGGATGGGTCCGTTAGGTGCGAAGACGCTGTGTAATGCGTGTGGGGTCCGGTTTAAGTCGGGTAGGCTTTTACCCGAGTATAGACCGGCTTGTAGCCCGACGTTTTCGACTGAGATTCACTCTAACTCACACAGGAAAGTGTTGGAGCTGCGACTGACGAAAACGGCGGATCAGGGTCAGGGTTAA
- the LOC125608272 gene encoding glycine-rich protein 5-like, with product MESISEGSSSNLMVLLFGIASVVLVLSSNNVNGLRDLKERDGSESRSMSGTTSSSVLDSKNFYTNVSTAGFENDLVGENCHANKSRKCEGGGGGGGGGGGGGAREENTHKKKKRNSGGGGGGGGGGRGSGNGSGRGWGGGGGGGGGGGGGGGGGGGGGGGGGGGGGGGGGGGGGGGGGGGGGGGGGGGYRGGGGGGGGGGGRGGGWVGVGGSDGKGGEWGFGWGWGGDGHGGNGGRCWYPGCAKKIKGKS from the coding sequence ATGGAGAGTATAAGCGAGGGAtcatcatcaaacttgatgGTTTTATTGTTTGGTATTGCTTCTGTTGTGTTGGTGCTGAGCTCAAACAATGTTAATGGGTTACGAGACTTAAAGGAGAGAGATGGAAGTGAGAGTAGGTCTATGAGTGGTACTACATCTTCAAGCGTTTTGGATTCTAAGAACTTTTATACGAATGTTTCGACCGCTGGGTTTGAAAATGACTTAGTTGGTGAAAATTGTCATGCAAACAAGAGTAGAAAATGTgagggaggaggaggtggtggggGTGGAGGAGGCGGTGGTGGAGCCAGAGAAGAAAAtacacacaaaaagaaaaaaagaaatagtggtggtggaggtggaggtggaggCGGTGGCAGAGGTAGCGGAAATGGCTCCGGCCGTGGCTGGGGTGGTGGTGGAGGCGGCGGTGGTGGAGGAggcggtggtggaggaggaggtggtggtggaggaggcggtggtggaggaggcggtggtggtggaggaggaggaggaggtggtgggggtgggggtggaggaggaggtggtggtggcggtggaGGATATCGTGGCGGAGGTGGGGGAGGAGGAGGTGGCGGAGGTCGTGGAGGAGGTTGGGTAGGAGTAGGCGGAAGTGATGGGAAGGGCGGAGAATGGGGCTTTGGATGGGGATGGGGAGGTGATGGACACGGCGGAAACGGCGGTCGTTGTTGGTATCCCGGTTGTGCTAAAAAGATCAAAGGGAAGTCATAG